A genome region from Brassica oleracea var. oleracea cultivar TO1000 chromosome C2, BOL, whole genome shotgun sequence includes the following:
- the LOC106323488 gene encoding uncharacterized protein LOC106323488, whose amino-acid sequence MDYLFWRKNSIMEPEEDRDPYPWIIWYIWKVRNDKLFRGIDRDPLELVRYAESECQAWHNAKNTTPAPPQAQTVEETQSLSLDNICMVDGSWTATNQFSGIGWAWKDSLGKIQLLGTRNLQRRETLHSELEALKWAMENML is encoded by the coding sequence ATGGATTACCTCTTTTGGAGGAAGAATAGCATTATGGAACCGGAAGAGGATAGGGATCCTTATCCTTGGATAATCTGGTACATTTGGAAAGTTAGGAATGATAAGCTATTCAGAGGTATAGATAGGGATCCATTGGAGCTTGTCAGGTATGCAGAGAGTGAGTGCCAAGCTTGGCACAATGCAAAGAATACTACACCTGCTCCTCCACAAGCGCAAACTGTGGAAGAAACACAATCCTTAAGCTTGGACAATATTTGTATGGTGGATGGCTCTTGGACCGCCACTAATCAATTCAGTGGAATTGGATGGGCCTGGAAGGATAGCTTGGGGAAGATCCAACTTTTGGGGACACGGAACTTACAGAGGCGGGAGACACTACACTCGGAACTGGAAGCGCTGAAATGGGCAATGGAGAACATGCTATAG
- the LOC106327452 gene encoding uncharacterized protein P11E10.01 has product MASLPVFIPAKLFPSILSHETLINHFQTNLPRHSSTITSPVRQNHIVSPPSSLLLMPSWSSSPSLPYMGVKLVTYFPHNSTQNLPGIHGSYTLFSSTTGQTLASMDGTVLTLYRTSSVSGLGSKILTRDDSQVLIMVGSGALAPHLIKSHLAAKPSLRRVIIWNRTPQKAQNLAETLSKDSQHREISFESHHSLDEIIPLGDVISCATNSTVPLVKGELLKPGTHLDLVGSFSHEMKECDDEAIKRGRVFVDNDTALVEAGELVGGFERGVITREEICGNLVELVTGEKEGRKSASEITVFKSVGSGTVDLLAAQLVYETYLSSS; this is encoded by the coding sequence ATGGCTTCGCTCCCAGTTTTCATTCCGGCCAAGTTGTTTCCTTCGATCCTCTCACATGAAACCTTGATCAATCACTTTCAGACTAATCTCCCCAGACATTCCTCAACAATCACAAGCCCTGTCCGCCAAAACCACATCGTTTCACCACCTTCTTCCCTCCTACTCATGCCTTCTTGGTCATCTTCTCCTTCTCTCCCTTACATGGGGGTCAAGCTAGTCACCTATTTCCCTCATAACTCCACTCAGAACTTACCAGGCATCCATGGATCCTACACACTCTTCAGCTCCACCACAGGACAAACCTTAGCTTCAATGGACGGCACCGTTTTAACCCTTTACCGCACTTCCTCTGTTTCAGGCCTAGGCTCCAAAATCCTAACTAGAGACGATAGTCAGGTGCTGATCATGGTTGGTTCCGGTGCTCTCGCGCCACATCTGATCAAATCCCACCTTGCTGCGAAGCCAAGCTTAAGAAGAGTGATCATATGGAACAGAACCCCTCAAAAGGCTCAGAATTTAGCTGAAACTCTCTCCAAGGATTCTCAGCACAGAGAGATCTCATTCGAGAGCCACCATTCGTTAGATGAGATCATTCCTCTCGGAGATGTCATAAGCTGTGCAACAAACTCAACAGTTCCATTGGTCAAAGGTGAGTTGTTGAAACCCGGAACACATCTTGACCTTGTCGGGTCGTTTAGCCATGAGATGAAGGAATGTGACGACGAGGCGATCAAGAGAGGGAGAGTGTTTGTGGATAACGACACTGCGTTGGTAGAAGCGGGAGAGCTGGTGGGAGGGTTTGAGAGAGGAGTGATTACGAGAGAAGAGATTTGTGGGAACTTGGTTGAGTTGGTAACGGGAGAGAAAGAAGGGAGAAAGAGTGCAAGTGAAATAACTGTGTTCAAGTCTGTTGGGTCGGGTACTGTAGATCTCTTAGCTGCACAACTTGTTTATGAGACTTATCTCAGTAGTTCTTGA
- the LOC106324663 gene encoding notchless protein homolog has protein sequence MNMETSQAGMGNNTVMCLLTDPEGTNLGSAMYIPQTAGPLQLTQLVNRFLNNEEMLPYSFYVSDEELLVPVGTYLEKNQVSVEKVLTIVYQQQAVFRIRPVNRCSQTIAGHAEAVLCVSFSPDGKQLASGSGDTTVRLWDLYTETPLFTCKGHRNWVLSIAWSPDGKHLVSGSKSGEICCWNPKKGELDGNPLTGHKKWITGISWEPVHLSSPCRRFVTSSKDGDARIWDVTLKKTLICLSGHTLAVTCVKWGGDGIIYTGSQDCTIKMWETTQGKLIRELKGHGHWVNSLALSTEYVLRTGAFDHTGRQYPPNEEMKKALERYNQTKGDSPERLVSGSDDFTMFLWEPSVSKQPKKRLTGHQQLVNHVYFSPDGKWIASASFDRSVRLWNGVTGQFVTAFRGHVGPVYQVSWSADSRLLLSGSKDSTLKIWEIRTKTLKQDLPGHADEVFAVDWSPDGEKVVSGGKDKVLKLWKG, from the exons ATGAACATGGAGACGAGCCAAGCAGGGATGGGGAACAACACGGTGATGTGTCTGTTAACAGACCCAGAAGGAACTAACTTAGGTTCCGCCATGTATATTCCTCAGACCGCTGGTCCTCTGCAGCTTACTCAGCTCGTCAACAGGTTCCTCAATAAC GAGGAGATGTTGCCTTACAGTTTCTATGTATCAGACGAAGAGCTTCTTGTTCCTGTTGGAACTTACTTGGAGAAAAACCAAG TGTCTGTGGAGAAGGTTTTGACTATAGTTTATCAACAACAAGCTGTGTTTCGAATTCGTCCAGTTAACCGTTGCTCACAAACTATTGCTG GTCACGCGGAAGCTGTTCTTTGTGTTTCGTTTAGTCCTGACGGTAAGCAGCTAGCAAGTGGCTCAGGTGATACAACTGTCCGGCTTTGGGATCTCTACACTGAGACTCCATTGTTTACTTGCAAAG GACACAGGAACTGGGTACTCTCAATTGCTTGGTCTCCAGATGGCAAGCATCTGGTGAGTGGTAGTAAATCAGGTGAAATCTGTTGCTGGAATCCAAAGAAGGGAGAGCTAGACGGCAATCCACTTACA GGTCACAAGAAATGGATTACTGGTATCTCGTGGGAGCCAGTCCACCTTAGTTCACCATGCCGTCGGTTTGTAACTTCTAGCAAAGATGGGGATGCAAGGATTTGGGATGTTACTCTTAAAAAAACTTTGATTTGTCTCAGTGGTCACACACTTGCTGTGACTTGTGTCAAATGGGGTGGAGACGGAATTATTTATACAGG TTCCCAAGATTGTACGATAAAGATGTGGGAGACTACTCAGGGGAAGCTCATTCGAGAGTTGAAG GGTCATGGACATTGGGTTAACTCCCTTGCACTGAGCACAGAATATGTTCTTCGAACAGGAGCTTTTGACCACACTGGAAGACAGTATCCTCCAAATGAAGAAATGAAAAAG GCGCTAGAAAGATACAACCAAACAAAAGGGGATTCCCCAGAAAGATTAGTATCAGGCTCTGATGATTTCACTATGTTCCTTTGGGAACCATCTGTTAGCAAACAACCTAAAAAGCGCTTGACCGGTCATCAACAG CTTGTAAATCATGTCTATTTCTCACCTGATGGGAAATGGATTGCAAGTGCTTCATTCGATAGATCAGTTAGGTTATGGAACGGTGTCACAGGACAATTCGTTACAGCTTTCCGTGGCCACGTTGGGCCTGTTTATCAAGTCAGTTGGTCTGCTGACAGTAGATTGCTTTTGAGTGGCAGTAAAGACTCTACTCTCAAG ATTTGGGAAATTAGGACGAAAACGTTAAAACAAGATCTTCCTGGTCATGCAGATGAG GTTTTTGCTGTGGATTGGAGTCCAGATGGTGAGAAAGTAGTCTCTGGTGGTAAAGATAAAGTTTTGAAGCTATGGAAGGGTTAA
- the LOC106327451 gene encoding DNA-directed primase/polymerase protein, with translation MAKKLSGKTTMDDVDRLFQCFKCGISPPASAMRERKRSKKMLNPDNNASPGTCKSLQPSSLSGKRNQIDSSLSLDSLSGSSNVKKTIGRQFSPVVFYGSPNGVPPKRPLSLLRLLREIRIDLTEERKAISRKQVWATFPRQDEAVKFVKRHENARVFSYQDHFSGQRRFLVSTYEEFWNRYKSMDPRRRHHYEVIQEGLPCHMYFDLEFNQKVNEGKDVDQMVDILISVILEALHEKYAVEGQEEWMVELDSSTKDKFSRHLILIIPKVAFKDNLHVGAFVGELCSRIVSTKEKDERLRKLFVHKEANDSASLLFVDTAVYSRNRCFRLALSSKAGKTSVLLPTGRFKCKDMSEQDVFMSSLICNVTSDCEKLLVCKMESDCMKTLCFDTEVNNNSIVRDQRAHKFQVDACTSDMSTSYFGGKSPFPLVDQFVESIASTGDVSGKIRCWYWFSEDSLIVYSMLRNRYCERIGREHKSNHVMYIVDIRRGIYYQKCYDPDCRDYRSPIRPVPDSYLPEDIVYDQGETQNVSNNLYLEGEIYIDNEREPDSASSRDSWWLEAAKIADDLESKPKTLEPHTLESFEEDDDWWIAVEESLQGISSLSPSPKCPLI, from the exons ATGGCGAAGAAACTAAGCGGGAAGACGACCATGGATGACGTAGATCGATTGTTTCAGTGTTTCAAGTGTGGAATCTCTCCTCCTG CCTCTGCTATGAGAGAAAGGAAACGGAGCAAAAAGATGTTGAATCCGGATAACAACGCTTCTCCTGGGACCTGTAAGAGCTTGCAGCCAAGTTCTTTGTCTGGAAAAAGAAACCAGATTGATTCAAGTCTCAGTCTTGACTCCCTT TCTGGTTCCAGTAATGTAAAGAAGACTATTGGGAGACAGTTCTCACCAGTTGTATTCTACGGGTCTCCCAATGGCGTTCCTCCCAAAAGGCCCTTGAGTTTGTTGAGGCTGTTACGCGAGATACGTATTGATCTCACTGAAGAAAGGAAAGCAATCTCCAG GAAACAAGTTTGGGCTACATTTCCTCGGCAAGATGAAGCGGTTAAGTTTGTAAAGAGGCATGAGAACGCGCGTGTTTTTAGTTATCAAGATCATTTCAGTGGACAAAGAAGGTTTCTGGTTTCAACTTATGAAGAATTCTGGAACAG ATACAAATCTATGGACCCAAGGCGTCGACACCATTATGAAGTGATTCAAGAG GGACTGCCATGCCATATGTACTTTGATTTGGAGTTCAATCAGAAAGTAAATGAAGGAAAAGATGTGGATCAAATGGTTGATATCTTGATATCAGTCATTCTAGAAGCATTGCATGAGAAATATGCTGTTGAAGGACAAGAGGAGTGGATGGTAGAGCTTGATTCCTCTACTAAAG ATAAGTTCTCCCGGCATTTGATTCTCATCATTCCAAAGGTTGCCTTTAAGGACAACTTACACGTTGGTGCTTTTGTAGGAGAG CTATGCTCACGGATAGTAAGCACAAAGGAAAAAGATGAGAGGTTACGCAAGTTGTTTGTTCACAAAGAGGCTAATGATTCGGCATCCCTACTTTTTGTGGATACTGCTGTTTACTCGAGAAACCGTTGCTTCCGTCTTGCATTATCATCCAAAGCTGGAAAGACGTCGGTACTTCTACCTACAGGACGCTTCAAATGTAAGGATATG AGCGAACAAGATGTGTTCATGTCATCCTTAATCTGCAACGTGACATCAGATTGTGAGAAGCTTCTGGTTTGCAAGATGGAGTCAGACTGTATGAAGACACTTTGCTTTGACACAGAG GTGAACAATAACAGTATTGTAAGAGACCAGAGAGCTCATAAATTCCAAGTGGATGCTTGCACAAGTGACATGTCAACATCGTACTTCGGGGGCAAGTCCCCGTTCCCGCTCGTAGACCAATTCGTAGAATCCATTGCTTCCACCGGGGATGTCTCAG GTAAGATAAGATGCTGGTACTGGTTTTCAGAAGATAGCCTGATTGTGTACAGCATGTTGAGAAATAGATACTGTGAACGCATTGGCAGGGAACATAAAAGCAATCATG TGATGTACATCGTTGACATCAGAAGGGGAATCTATTATCAGAAATGCTATGATCCAGATTGTCGAG ATTATAGATCTCCCATACGTCCAGTTCCAGATAGTTACTTACCTGAAGATATAGTTTACGATCAAGGGGAGACACAAAATGTATCTAACAATCTTTACCTAGAAGGAGAAATTTATATTGATAACGAACGCGAACCAGATAGTGCTTCCAGCAGAGACTCATGGTGGCTTGAAGCAGCTAAAATTGCAGATGATCTTGAAAGCAAACCCAAGACACTGGAACCACACACCTTG GAAAGTTTCGAGGAAGATGATGACTGGTGGATAGCTGTAGAAGAGTCCCTACAAGGAATCTCATCTTTAAGTCCTTCCCCAAAATGCCCTTTGATTTAG